The Leishmania braziliensis MHOM/BR/75/M2904 complete genome, chromosome 15 genome has a window encoding:
- a CDS encoding putative actin-related protein 3 has translation MVGLGIQRRSVLEHGLVADWDVMEEYWCHLFNRRVCVEPQDVGVLLTEPAVTPYEQRERTAEILFESFGVPKLFIGSQALFLLHSVGDRCDTAVVVESGAGVTQVVPIVAGYAVAAAARRFPVAGLDVTQYVLNNLREHEQGIEMEQALEVAEQVKVRYGCMAKDFARECAEAESKLPSYAIRNTELHTRAGAPYSIDVDYEQLLVPETLFQPDSLAAPSTVTASLFGGLPAVIDAVVWSCPMDCRRSLYANVIVSGGNTRLPYFAKRLHGALRHALDERATGVIAASGGPLGRQVEYEVNVRDYSQAMHAVWRGASAFAASPEYETSAVTRAAYMECGAAVMHQHHI, from the coding sequence ATGGTGGGACTTGGAatacagcggcgcagcgtgcTAGAGCACGGGCTAGTGGCGGACTGGGACGTCATGGAGGAGTACTGGTGCCACCTCTTCAACCGTCGCGTCTGCGTCGAGCCACAGGATGTCGGCGTGCTGCTGACCGAGCCGGCTGTCACCCCTTatgagcagcgagagagaacagcGGAGATTTTGTTCGAGAGTTTCGGGGTACCGAAACTGTTCATCGGCTCACAGGCACTCTTCTTACTCCACAGCGTTGGCGACAGGTGTGACACagccgtggtggtggagagcggtGCTGGCGTGACCCAGGTGGTGCCGATCGTCGCGGGTTACGCCGtagccgccgcagcgcgtcgtTTTCCTGTAGCGGGCCTGGATGTCACGCAGTACGTGCTGAACAACCTGCGGGAGCACGAGCAGGGCATCGAGATGGAGCAagcgctggaggtggcggagcaggtaAAGGTGCGCTACGGCTGCATGGCAAAGGACTTCGCGCGCGAGTGTGCAGAGGCCGAATCGAAGTTGCCTTCCTACGCGATCCGCAACACCgagctgcacacgcgcgctggGGCCCCGTACTCTATCGATGTGGACTATGAGCAACTCTTAGTCCCGGAGACGTTGTTTCAGCCGGATTCGCTCGCTGCACCGTCGACCGTCACCGCCTCCCTGTTCGGTGGTCTCCCTGCCGTGATCGACGCTGTTGTGTGGTCCTGTCCGATGGACTGCAGGCGGTCACTGTACGCAAACGTCATCGTCTCCGGTGGCAACACGCGCCTCCCCTACTTTGCGAAACGTCTGCACGGCGCGCTACGACATGCCTTGGATGAGCGTGCCACCGGCGTCATCGCTGCCTCGGGTGGCCCTCTGGGCCGTCAAGTCGAGTACGAGGTGAACGTACGCGATTATTCACAGGCAATGCATGCTGTATGGAGAGGGGCCAGCGCCTTCGCTGCTAGCCCAGAGTACGAGACGTCAGCCGTCACGCGAGCGGCGTACATGgagtgtggtgctgctgtgatgcACCAGCACCACATCTAG
- a CDS encoding putative nucleolar RNA binding protein: MVYALLELPAGVALFKVDGERRKLKALLHFKSTADALETTAQLVNGELSKPVRRFLKKNYLEKEVSEELVVADAKLAKAIKETLAIPCVSGEDTLPTFRALKQGIDSLLEDVSAEQLNQTALGLAHNLNRYKLKFSPDKVDMMVVQAVSLLEDLDKEINKYAMRTREWYGWHFPELGKIVNDNVAYCKIVLAMKTRFNARDTDFSDFLEEEMEQKVKEAAMVSMGTEIAEEDIENISRLCSEVVAASKYREQLSTYLSSRMQTIAPNLTTMVGEQIGARLIQKAGSLLTLAKYPSSTVQILGAEKALFRALKQRQATPKYGILYNASVVAKAAPAQKGTMSRVLAAKASLSARIDSFGEGDNTPALEYRSKVENRLKAFEEGITYGRSGNARGAGAGMEQRRSYGDNQGNGFKRPRMNTSGFNNERGGRGGGGFKSSRPDNSGY; encoded by the coding sequence ATGGTGTACGCACTGCTGGAGCTGCCTGCTGGCGTGGCGCTGTTCAAAGTGGATGGCGAGAGGCGCAAGCTGAAGGCGCTGTTGCACTTCAAGAGTACCGCCGATGCGCTCGAAACGACGGCACAGCTCGTGAACGGCGAGCTCTCGAAGCCGGTGCGCAGGTTCCTGAAAAAGAACTacctggagaaggaggtCTCCGAGGAGCTAGTGGTGGCCGATGCGAAGCTGGCCAAGGCTATCAAGGAGACGCTCGCCATCCCGTGCGTGTCCGGCGAGGACACGCTTCCGACCTTCCGTGCGCTTAAGCAGGGCATCGACAGCCTCCTCGAGGACGTCtcggcggagcagctgaacCAGACGGCGCTTGGTCTGGCGCACAACCTCAACCGCTACAAGCTGAAGTTCTCCCCTGATAAGGTGGATATGATGGTTGTGCAGGCGGTGTCGCTCCTGGAGGACCTCGACAAGGAGATCAATAAGTACGCCATGCGCACGCGCGAGTGGTATGGCTGGCACTTCCCCGAGCTGGGCAAGATCGTGAACGACAACGTGGCCTACTGCAAAATCGTGCTGGCTATGAAGACACGCTTCAACGCCCGCGACACGGACTTCTCCGACTTCCTCGAGGAGGAAATGGAGCAGAAGGTGAAGGAAGCGGCGATGGTGTCGATGGGTACGGAAATTGCGGAAGAGGACATCGAGAACATCTCGCGCCTATGCAGCGAGGTCGTCGCGGCCTCGAAGTATCGCGAACAGCTCTCCACCTACCTCTCTTCCCGCATGCAGACCATCGCGCCGAACCTGACAACAATGGTGGGAGAGCAAATAGGCGCCCGCCTCATCCAGAAGGCCGGCTCGCTGCTGACACTTGCCAAGTACCCCTCCTCGACAGTGCAAATCCTCGGCGCCGAGAAGGCTCTCTTCCGTGCCTTGAAGCAGCGCCAGGCCACCCCCAAGTATGGCATCCTCTACAACGCCTCCGTGGTGGCCAAGGCGGCCCCTGCGCAGAAGGGCACCATGTCCCGTGTGCTTGCCGCGAAAGCGTCGCTGAGCGCCCGCATCGACTCCTTCGGTGAGGGCGACAACACGCCTGCCCTAGAGTACCGCAGCAAGGTGGAGAACCGCCTCAAGGCTTTTGAGGAAGGCATCACTTACGGCAGGAGTGGCAACGCccgcggtgctggcgctggcatGGAGCAGCGCCGTAGCTATGGCGACAACCAGGGAAACGGATTCAAGCGCCCACGCATGAATACGAGTGGCTTCAACAACGAGCGTGgcggtcgcggcggcggcggcttcaAGTCCTCGCGCCCGGACAATAGTGGGTACTAG
- a CDS encoding putative mismatch repair protein MSH3, protein MSKRGRQEDQVDVAHAIEVLCCRSAVKGETEGVSLTPLEQQVVALKESISPHVILMVACGYRVKFYGSDSRAVSRRVGIMCIPGQPFEYSSFPYTRLDLYVHRLVAMGYHVGVADQESAAMRAADGLKSGLFTRSVSQLYSRGTLLPTERVSNSGGSGSSPGDASKTAVEESYAGAEAEEGNGNAIGWPEPHASPSSDSGTSELFLCFVDAGRCCSRNGTNGAGDASTRARPLLSVVLVSFVTQRCLRFDVRGAIELEDVTQRYDIAEVIVLTAQPPSKECGSRDVSSQRTTASFLKALPEVYATVLHHGLPLNFGPTANGEEDGKDVSVSGYVYAAGQSIDAAIEAYLKPYRLDQVYGLLCARGGLAAESLCENEEAAAASSPAHNYASTGSSLHCLHLPGPTLRALDVFHSSVGLRGSLIGLLDHSITPCGSRCLRRWLAAPLCERSSIVARQEVLVYLMGHKDNGQVEDLLRECARLGDVEAVVSKLYAERCQVVEFVRLLHMLRSASVLAAQLCNGESDVDLSSSRPPPLLAQLLAAVHGAAVTRLLEGHAALLRTAATTPLEFFTEGGCAVPDALLPHLKARQAAETALQAELEAARKALNLPGLEYRTICGTPFVLDVPAGKCAHVPSDWLVHTRTKTNVRYHTPIITEQHTALTAAAERLSLAAAAAWKQHQRDTVADAEVMRVLAGVVEAVASLDALRSLAVVSQHPGYVMPALVALPACAPLSSTSVSSPVALTISQGRHPILDRLLPHGYVSCDVQLRVGGAWLLTGPNMGGKSALMRMVGTFVVLAQMGCGVPADAAELPVFEGVYCRMGASDSIIEGASTFLSEMDETSRILRAPQLPHSLVLMDELGRGTSSFDGAAVAAATLEYLLDRRATTLFVTHYCYLCDPYVAQGTTGGGEGEKGASVDEARDVTCYYMGFKESDTSSPTEHGTKPSLIFTYTPCRGVTPSSFGVAIGREAGLPTEVTDAASRLSAEAEQQHRMRQDLDEVRRFLSS, encoded by the coding sequence ATGAGCAAGCGTGGGCGGCAGGAGGATCAGGTGGACGTCGCACACGCTATCGAGGTGCTGTGCTGTCGATCAGCGGTAAAGGGGGAAACAGAGGGCGTCAGCCTGACCCCACTCGAGCAGCAGGTTGTGGCGCTGAAGGAATCCATCTCACCACATGTGATCTTGATGGTCGCTTGCGGTTATCGCGTGAAATTCTATGGCTCCGACAGCCGTGCCGTCAGCCGCCGCGTCGGCATCATGTGCATTCCAGGGCAGCCCTTCGAGTACAGCAGTTTCCCATACACTCGCTTGGACCTGTACGTGCACCGGCTCGTGGCGATGGGCTACCATGTCGGCGTTGCGGACCAGGAGTCAGCCGCTATGCGGGCAGCTGACGGGCTCAAGAGTGGCCTCTTCACCCGCAGTGTGTCGCAGTTGTACAGCCGTGgtaccctcctccccacagAGCGCGTTAGCAACAGCGGTggtagcggcagcagccctgGGGACGCCTCCAAAACCGCAGTAGAGGAGAGCTACGCCGGAGCAGAAGCCGAAGAGGGGAATGGCAATGCCATCGGCTGGCCAGAACCGCATGCGTCTCCTTCGTCAGATTCAGGCACCTCTGAGCTCTTCCTGTGTTTCGTAGACGCTGGCCGCTGCTGTAGTAGGAATGGTACCaacggcgctggcgacgcgTCCACAAGAGCGCGGCCGCTGTTGTCCGTGGTGTTGGTGAGTTTCGTGACGCAGCGGTGCCTGCGCTTCGACGTTCGAGGCGCTATCGAGCTGGAGGATGTCACTCAGCGGTACGACATCGCTGAGGTGATTGTGCTGACAGCACAGCCCCCATCGAAAGAGTGCGGCAGCCGCGATGTGTCGTCGCAACGCACAACAGCGAGCTTCTTGAAGGCCTTGCCGGAGGTGTACGCGACGGTTCTGCACCACGGACTGCCACTCAACTTCGGTCCAACAGCAAATGGGGAAGAAGATGGTAAGGATGTCAGTGTCTCCGGCTACGTCTATGCCGCTGGGCAGAGCATCGACGCTGCCATCGAGGCGTACCTGAAGCCGTACAGGCTGGACCAGGTGTACGGGCTACTGTGCGCGCGCGGAGGCTTAGCTGCGGAGTCTCTCTGCGAAAAcgaagaagcggcagcggcgtcgtctCCAGCGCATAACTACGCGAGCACAGGCTCGTCTCTCCACTGCCTACACCTTCCCGGTCCGACGCTCCGCGCGTTGGACGTGTTTCACAGTAGTGTGGGACTCCGCGGCTCTTTGATTGGGCTGCTCGACCACAGCATCACACCGTGCGGGTCGCGGTGTCTGCGCCGGTGGCTcgctgcgcctctgtgcGAGCGCAGCTCTATTGTCGCTCGGCAGGAAGTACTGGTCTACCTCATGGGCCACAAAGACAACGGCCAGGTCGAGGACCTCCTTCGCGAGTGTGCGCGGCTGGGGGATGTTGAGGCTGTCGTGAGCAAACTGTATGCGGAGCGCTGTCAGGTTGTAGAGTttgtgcgcctgctgcacaTGCTGAGGAGCGCGTCAGTACTggcagcgcagctgtgcaaCGGGGAAAGCGATGTcgacctcagcagcagccgaccGCCACCTCTTCTAGCTCAGTTGTTGGCCGCTGTGCATGGCGCGGCGGTGACCCGATTACTCGAGGGAcatgctgcgctgctgcgcaccgccgcgacgACACCGCTAGAGTTCTTCACAGAGGGAGGATGCGCCGTGCCGGACGCGTTACTGCCACATCTGAAGGCgaggcaggcggcggagactGCCCTGCAAGCGGAGCTCGAGGCAGCGCGAAAGGCGCTGAACTTGCCGGGACTCGAGTATCGTACCATCTGCGGGACTCCTTTCGTGCTTGACGTGCCAGCCGGAAagtgcgcgcacgtgccgtCGGACTGGCTGGTGCATACGCGTACGAAGACGAACGTGCGCTACCACACGCCGATCATCACGGAGCAGCACACGGCCctgacagcggcggcggagcggtTGTCGCttgcggccgccgcggcttgGAAGCAGCATCAGCGTGACACTGTCGCTGACGCAGAAGTGATGCGGGTGCTGGCAGGTGTGGTGGAGGCCGTCGCGTCACTGGACGCCCTCCGCTCCCTGGCTGTGGTATCCCAGCATCCAGGATACGTGATGCCAGCACTCGTGGCGCTACCAGCGTGTGCGCCGTTGTCTTCCACGTCTGTGTCGTCGCCCGTGGCGCTCACCATTTCGCAGGGCCGCCACCCCATCCTCGACCGGCTTCTCCCCCACGGCTACGTCAGCTGCGATGTGCAACTGCGCGTAGGCGGCGCGTGGCTTCTGACCGGCCCAAACATGGGCGGCAAGTCCGCTCTCATGCGCATGGTCGGTACGTTTGTCGTATTGGCCCAAATGGGCTGCGGAGTGCCAGCGGACGCAGCGGAGCTGCCGGTGTTCGAGGGCGTGTATTGCCGCATGGGCGCCAGCGACTCCATCATCGAAGGCGCCTCCACCTTTCTGTCCGAGATGGACGAAACGAGTCGCATCCTACGCgccccgcagctgccccaCTCGTTGGTGTTGATGGACGAGCTGGGGCGCGGCACAAGCAGTTTCgacggtgccgctgttgccgccgctaCGCTGGAGTACCTGCTAGACCGTCGGGCCACCACCTTGTTCGTGACTCACTACTGCTATCTGTGTGATCCGTACGTAGCGCAGGGAACCACCGGCGgcggggaaggagagaagggggcaagCGTCGACGAAGCTCGCGATGTGACGTGCTACTACATGGGCTTCAAGGAGTCGGATACAAGTTCGCCTACTGAGCATGGTACGAAGCCGTCCTTGATCTTCACGTATACGCCGTGCCGCGGTGTCACGCCGTCGAGCTTCGGGGTGGCAATCGGCCGCGAAGCGGGTCTGCCGACAGAGGTGACAGACGCCGCCAGCCGCCTAAGcgccgaggcggagcagcagcatcgcatGAGGCAAGACCTCGACGAGGTGCGTCGTTTTCTGTCGTCGTGA
- a CDS encoding putative glutaminyl-tRNA synthetase codes for MHGAESSAAPRLWLLKHTHPSTRSYRTYYPFKTLTKTTFRRFLPRLAKMAAPAAAEVEVETKRDLSVLQSGRPVPGCRNTPELLAAHDAVTGGKPYFRFPPEPNGFLHIGHAKSMNLNFGSARAHGGKCYLRYDDTNPEAEEQIYIDAIMEMVEWMGWKPDWVTFSSDYFDQLHAFAVQLIKKGKAYVDHSTPDELKQQREQREDSPWRNRSVEENLLLFNRMRQGRYAEGEATLRVKADMKSDNPNMRDFIAYRVKYVEHPHIHDKWCIYPSYDFTHCLIDSLEDIDYSLCTLEFETRRESYFWLLSELNLWRPHVWEFSRLNVTGSLLSKRKINVLVRGGIVRGFDDPRLLTLAGMRRRGYTPAAINRFCELVGITRSMNVIQLSMLENTLREDLDEHCERRLMVIDPIKVVVDNWKGERTFECPNHPRKPELGNRTMSFTDTFYVDRSDFHTEDNNKKFYGLAPGPRVVGLKYSGNVVCNGFEVDAEGRPTVIHVDIDFERKDKPKTNISWVSATACTPVEVRLYTALLRDDCAAIDPDFLKFIDEKSEVVSHGYAEEGIKGLKHFESIQVERFGYFVVDPDTTADHLVMNRVLGLREDKDKATVAEPAPAKK; via the coding sequence GCTGAAGCACACGCATCCATCAACACGCTCATACAGAACATACTACCCCTTCAAAACACTCACCAAGACAACGTTCCGCCGATTTCTCCCGCGATTGGCAAAGATggctgcaccagcagccgcggAGGTAGAGGTGGAGACGAAGCGTGACCTGTCGGTCCTGCAGAGCGGGCGTCCTGTCCCGGGGTGCCGGAACACGCCCGAGCTGCTCGCGGCGCACGATGCGGTCACCGGAGGGAAGCCGTACTTCCGCTTCCCTCCCGAGCCGAATGGCTTTCTGCATATCGGCCATGCCAAGAGCATGAACCTCAACTTTGGcagtgcacgcgcgcacggGGGCAAGTGCTACCTGCGCTACGACGACACGAACCCCGAGGCGGAGGAACAGATCTACATTGACGCCATCATGGAGATGGTGGAGTGGATGGGGTGGAAGCCGGACTGGgtcaccttctcctccgACTATTTCGACCAGTTGCACGCCTTCGCCGTGCAGCTCATCAAGAAGGGCAAGGCTTACGTCGATCACAGCACGCCAGACGaactgaagcagcagcgggagcaGCGTGAGGACAGCCCGTGGCGCAACCGCAGCGTCGAGGAGAATCTGTTGCTTTTCAATCGCATGCGCCAGGGCCGCTACGCCGAGGGCGAGGCGACGCTTCGCGTGAAGGCTGATATGAAGAGCGACAACCCGAACATGCGTGACTTCATTGCGTACCGCGTCAAGTACGTCGAGCACCCGCACATCCACGACAAGTGGTGCATCTACCCAAGCTACGACTTCACCCACTGCCTCATCGACTCGCTCGAGGACATCGACTACAGTCTGTGCACGCTGGAATTCGAGACACGCCGCGAGAGCTACTTCTGGCTGCTGAGCGAGCTCAACCTGTGGCGCCCTCACGTCTGGGAGTTCAGCCGCCTCAACGTTACGGGCTCGTTACTCTCGAAGCGCAAGATCAACGTGCTGGTGCGCGGTGGCATTGTTCGCGGCTTCGACGATCCCCGCCTGCTCACCCTTGCCGGGATGCGTCGCCGCGGGTACACCCCAGCCGCAATTAACCGCTTCTGCGAGCTGGTTGGTATCACCCGCTCCATGAATGTGATTCAGCTCAGTATGCTGGAGAATACCCTGCGTGAGGACCTTGACGAGCACTGCGAGCGCCGGCTTATGGTCATTGACCCAATTAAGGTAGTGGTGGACAACTGGAAGGGCGAGCGAACCTTCGAATGCCCGAACCACCCGCGCAAGCCGGAGCTTGGCAACCGCACCATGTCATTCACCGATACGTTCTACGTTGACCGCAGCGACTTCCACACAGAGGACAACAACAAGAAGTTCTACGGACTGGCCCCAGGCCCGCGTGTGGTAGGCCTCAAGTACTCGGGTAATGTGGTGTGCAACGGCTTCGAGGTGGACGCCGAGGGACGGCCGACGGTGATTCACGTGGACATTGACTTTGAGCGCAAGGACAAGCCAAAGACGAATATCTCCTGGGTGAGCGCGACAGCGTGCACACCGGTGGAGGTGCGCTTGTACACGGCGCTTCTCAGGGACGATTGTGCCGCTATCGACCCTGACTTTCTCAAATTCATCGACGAGAAGAGCGAAGTGGTGTCGCACGGGTACGCTGAGGAAGGCATCAAGGGTTTAAAGCACTTCGAGTCCATTCAGGTGGAGCGCTTCGGGTACTTTGTCGTCGACCCCGATACCACGGCCGACCACCTCGTCATGAATCGAGTCCTGGGCCTGCGCGAGGACAAGGACAAGGCCACCGTGGCCGAGCCGGCGCCTGCGAAGAAGTAG